One Kiritimatiellia bacterium DNA window includes the following coding sequences:
- a CDS encoding RNA-binding protein, which translates to MGTRLYVGNLSFNTTEGELQRLFEQAGKVTSCNIIMDKFTNKSRGFAFVEMSSQDEANKAIATLNGKEVDGRALTVNEARPREERPRGDFGGGGGGGREWRGGDRRR; encoded by the coding sequence ATGGGTACAAGGTTATACGTGGGCAACCTCTCGTTCAACACAACCGAAGGAGAACTCCAGCGGTTGTTCGAACAGGCGGGCAAAGTGACGAGCTGCAATATCATCATGGACAAGTTCACCAACAAGTCCAGGGGGTTTGCCTTCGTTGAGATGAGTTCGCAGGACGAGGCCAACAAGGCCATTGCCACGCTGAACGGCAAGGAAGTGGATGGCCGGGCCCTGACGGTCAACGAAGCGCGTCCGCGCGAAGAGCGCCCCCGTGGCGACTTCGGCGGCGGTGGCGGCGGCGGCCGTGAGTGGAGGGGTGGCGACCGGCGGCGTTAA
- a CDS encoding glycosyltransferase: protein MEWIVPGWLMVQLLGLGALVWAGGRRLKKPSAPAAVAAWPAVSVVAPIKGLPPDAGAGLRSILAQDYPDAEFLLVTEDENDPSVPLVRDCLAGARGRHVVAGRASACGQKNFSLLAGVRASDPGRPVLVFCDAGHTAPPDWLQKLVAPLAAGETGIATGYHFVYPRPPSVPVAGRAITVLLLHLLQQIPGLTQPWGGAIAMTRALFEKLKLDEFWSRQVVDDVSLAVLLNRNGIPARPAPEALSRTVLEAESWAEWSDWLTRQLFYLKLYFPVSWCFGGLLGYGMAVFLLICPFSAIGAMPWALLLLLIAAMRTFHPSPGPLGRWMAGGVAAVFMACACHLRTLFMRRLVWRGIVYEIGRDGTVRVTEP from the coding sequence ATGGAATGGATCGTACCGGGTTGGCTGATGGTCCAACTGCTGGGGCTGGGCGCGCTGGTCTGGGCCGGAGGCCGCCGGCTGAAGAAGCCGTCCGCTCCCGCGGCCGTAGCCGCGTGGCCCGCCGTGTCCGTCGTGGCCCCGATCAAGGGCCTGCCGCCCGACGCCGGGGCAGGGCTTCGCTCGATCCTGGCGCAGGACTACCCCGACGCCGAGTTCCTGCTGGTCACGGAAGACGAGAACGACCCGTCCGTGCCGCTGGTCCGGGATTGCCTGGCCGGCGCTCGTGGCCGGCACGTCGTCGCGGGGCGCGCATCGGCGTGCGGACAGAAAAACTTCAGCCTGCTCGCCGGCGTCCGCGCCTCCGATCCAGGCCGACCGGTCCTGGTTTTCTGCGACGCCGGTCACACCGCGCCCCCGGACTGGCTGCAAAAACTGGTCGCGCCGCTGGCGGCCGGGGAAACCGGGATCGCCACCGGATACCATTTCGTGTACCCGCGGCCTCCTTCGGTCCCGGTGGCCGGCCGGGCGATCACCGTGCTCCTCCTGCACCTGCTCCAGCAGATCCCGGGCCTGACCCAGCCCTGGGGCGGCGCTATCGCCATGACGCGGGCGTTGTTCGAGAAACTGAAACTCGACGAGTTCTGGAGCCGGCAGGTGGTGGACGACGTATCCCTGGCGGTCCTGTTGAATCGAAACGGGATACCGGCGCGGCCGGCGCCCGAGGCCCTGTCGCGCACCGTGCTGGAAGCGGAGTCCTGGGCCGAATGGAGCGACTGGCTGACCCGCCAGCTTTTTTATCTGAAGCTGTACTTCCCCGTCTCGTGGTGTTTCGGCGGCCTGCTGGGATACGGGATGGCGGTATTTCTGCTCATCTGCCCTTTTTCCGCGATCGGCGCTATGCCGTGGGCGCTGCTCCTGCTGCTGATCGCGGCGATGCGGACCTTCCATCCGTCACCCGGGCCGCTGGGCCGCTGGATGGCCGGGGGCGTGGCGGCCGTCTTCATGGCCTGCGCCTGCCACCTGCGGACGCTGTTCATGCGCCGGCTGGTGTGGCGCGGCATCGTCTATGAGATCGGCCGGGACGGAACGGTTCGCGTGACCGAGCCGTAA